The Bacteroidales bacterium genome includes the window CTTTCATATTATCAGACCTTTCAATTTCGAAATGGCTGTTGTTGTGTTCTGTTGCGGTTATCCAAGTAAGGAGAGTTTGTCCGTTATACAAATATGCTTTAAAGTTTATAAGCTCAACAGGTAGCGGGTTGTCTCCTGTTAAAGACCCAAAAGTAAAATAATTATTAGGTCTGGTGGTGCTTACACCAGATTTAATAGAACCTGTGTTAGTGTCAAAAGAGGTGCCTCCATTACCTTTATCCGTCCATGTTCCATCAAAATATGCAACTCTTAAGTCTGGTAAATTTGAAGTATTAATATTGCTTAATGAGACATTTTCAGTATGTAGTGTAACGTTACATTCCGCATCGTTTGTTGTATTTTGTAGGTACCAGTGCTCTACTTCACTAGCGTTATTTAATGGTACGCTTACATTGTCAGGTTCGCTGTATTTTCCAATATGATACTGCGCTTTCATTGTTATCGTAGATTTTGCTGCTACAATATCCGAAATTCCAATTCTTGCCCAACGGTCTCCAGCACCAACTGGGAACGTAAAGTCGGTGTTACCAATTTTCTGCATAGGACCATCGACATAAGAGTTAGCATTACCTGGAGTAGTACTTGCTGTATTCGCAAGTGTAAGAATATTTGTATCATCAGTTTTTACAATGCCACTTGTTAGTGTAAGTGCACCAGATATGTTAACTTTAGTTTCAAGGATAACAGATTCACCTTGTTTTTCAACAGTTAAATTACTGAAATTAAACCCTGTGTTATCTATTAATTTTTGTTCATTTCCTCCAGTCAACCTGATGGTTGCATTAGATGATGTAAATGTTCCTCTATTAATTATATCTCCAGCGATTGAGAATATTCCGTTGTTATGGGTTAAAGAGGCTCCTGTCTCAACTTCAATTGTCTTAACAGATGAAGACGTGCTAACTATAGGCATACGCGCAGCTCTTACGGGTATAAACGCATCAATTGCTAACGATGGCAAGTATCCACATGCCCAGTTACCTAAACTTTCCCATGCTGTCGATACTTCACCCGACCATATATTGTTACCCACTGATACAGCAATAACACTACTCGTATCTCTACATCCTTTGTTTGTAGTACCCACAACATATATTTCGTCATTGTGCTGTAAACTTGTTGTTGCGTATGACGTAGATTCAGAACTTTGAACTGATAAGCCATTTATAATAAAATTAAAACTGTTGGCCAAAGCTGCTGCATCTGATGCTGTGAAGTTCGCCTGTGTCCCTTGACAAAGAATATGGTCGGTATCATCAATAGCTAATAGAACATCAGGATTTTGCACAGTAACGTCAACTGTTCCTGGATTTGGTGGCATTCGCAGTTCACATCCAAGATTATATGCTCTAACATAGAAGTTTTCTGTTGCTAGTAATGGATCTGTATTAAGCTGTAGATTACCCCCATTTCCTGATAAATACGGACCCACGTTAATACCACTACTATTATTTACAAGTTGATAATTGACACCCGATTCCGAATTTATAACCGTAATTTGTCCTGCCAAGTTTTGGCAAACTTCATCGCCCAGTAAAGTTCTTTGAGTCGGTTGTTTAGATACTTGTATATTTAAAATATCTTCAGATTTTGTTGTAGTGTTTTTAATTTGCTCTTCAACTTTAACATAACCCGCATTTGTTGGACTATCCCATGTCACTATTATTTGAGCTTTATCGGAAACCCAACTGTCGCATCCTTGACAAACTCCTCCAACTACCGTCCAAAAGTATTCATTTGATGGATTATAATTAGTGGTATAAGTTCGTATTTCTCCTTGACAAATATTCGTTTCATCATGTGGATTTATATACGGTGCTGGCATATTTTGTACATTAATAGTAATTTCATCATATGCAAAACAGCCTGAACTACTCGTTTCTGTAACTTTTAGGACATAAACTCCAGTAGTACTGTTAAAATTAATTTTTGCTTCATTTGCTGTTGGAGTAATTGTTCCTCCTGAAGCACCTACCCACTCCCACAAATAAACACTTCCATCGTGAAGAGGTGTTGTATAGGTTCGTTCCTCACCTAGTGCAACAATTGCTGCACCTGAAATAATTGGCTTATGAGTCAATTTTACTGTAATTTTCACACTATCTGGTCTTACAAAACCTGCAGTTGCTCCACCATCTCCTGATACCGAAACAAGTTTCAAAACATATGGAGTTGCTGAATATCCTCCCATACTAAGTCCATTCAATGTTATTACAAATTGTGAAGTTTCAATATTATTCTCAGTAAATTCTCTTGTATATTCTCCAACTGTCTTATAAGTCAGTCTATAAGGCGGGTTTCCCGTTAGTTTAACAGGTACCATTACGTAATCTGTTTCATTATCGCAAATAGACCATGAAGTTGTATCATCAATTATTGCAGTAACTCCAATTGCTCCAATTGAGTATGTGTGACCAACTTGTGTCACGGACTGTGGTACAAATGTATAAACATTTCCAGATGTAGCTGTTCCACTTACTCTGTCTCCAATGGGAGTCCACATATCAGCTTCGTTTTCAACAACTCTCAGCAAATTTCTTCCAGAACTTGAATATGTATATTCTGGGAATGACACTCCGTCATAACGAAGATAAATGTTTGCCTCTGAATTAACATCAGGTCCTATTACACGCCAGTATTCATTATCACTAACTGCAGTCAACGGTATTGCTAAATTTGTTATCTCTGTTGGATATGTTGGACTTGGATCTGTGTTAAAATATTGTGCTGTCCAGTACTGTTGCGATGATGTCGCCCTAGTCAATCTGATAACTCCTAAACGTCCGTCGTTTCCTGTCGGGAAGTTGAACGATTGTCCAGATAATATTCGCTTTTTAACAGGTCCATCAACAAACGAAGTGTTTTTAACTCCTACGACGGCTTGACTTATTGAAGTGTTCGAAAGTATTACTTCTCTATTTTCTGCCGAATGGATAACTCCTTTTGTTAATCTAAGAGTTTTCATAATCTCTATGGGATTGTTAGTTATAACGAGACCTGCACTATTTTGCATAGTAAGGTTATTGAATTTTTCTTTAGCAGACACAGTCATATTTTGTGTCTCTGTTCCTTCAATAAATACTGTTCCCGTTCCTGCAATAAAGCTATTTTCTGTTGTGTTTTCGTTTATCCAATCTCCTGAAATATAAATACTTCTATTGTGATTAGAGCTGTTTAGCTTTGTTCCATTTTTAATTTCAAGCCTACCTCTAACTCTAAGGTCATCAGCACTCATATTTTTTTGCCCAAGACCCGATAATATTAAGTTGTTAAATGGCTTACTATAATTTCCAGGTTTTAGAGGCATAGTAGCCGTAATTGAACCTGTAAGCTCAACCTCTGTTCCCATTGTATTAAAGAACTCTTCATATTCACCCGCCGGAAATACAAAATATCCTTCATCTGTTGACTCTATTACTATTTTTCCTGTTCCATATACATTTCCTAAGTTGTGAAATACAGTTTTGCCACAATTTAATACTCCATTAACCTCTACTGAAGCCTGCATCTGCTGATTTACACTTATTACCATTGTGTGTCCTGCTGCAATAACTATCGGATTACCATGTGGGGGAACTGAAGCTAAATGAGTGTCGTCATCATGTCCAACTGTTGACCAGTTGTCTTGTTCAATCCAATTATCGTTTAATCTGTTGTTTCTACTATAATAAGTTGGCAACGATATAAAATTAGCTGGATATCCTGCTGTAAAATCTCCAGTAGCATAATTAACATTTAAAACTTCAATAGTTTTTTCGACTGCATTAACTTTCCCGGGGTGACCATCATTACCTAAGTTATTCCACAGATATGTATCATAGTGGTATAATCCTACAACATATTGGTCTATGGTTCCTAATACATCTTCCTCTATATATTGATATTTATGTGTAAGCTGCAAATCTGTTCCAAAACCTGTAGCATTAACACTCCAGTAATATTGAAGTTCATTACCTGCTACGTCATATAATGCAGGATGCTCTCTATTAACCGGTCTGACGGTAATAGCTCCTGGTGTACCTGTAGTGACAGTATAAGTAGCAGGCGTATATTTACCTCCTGTACCTATAGGTATTGTAAATTGAGATGATGTAACTGATGAGAACATTTTCCTAACTCCTAAATCACTTAAAACACCATTTAACATAATCATCTTGCTATTATCAAATGCACCCTCTACAGTTGCGTTTACACCTAACGTTAACAAATAGTCATCGATATATAAAAGTCCGTTCTCTAATATGAGTCTTCCATTTATGGTTGTATTGTCTAAAAGACTGATACCGTGTGAATTGTCAATAATTATATTTCCATAAGTTGCTCCATAACCCCTCAGTTTTTGGTTTTTCATCCCTACTAAATTTATACCACCTGATGATTGGCTACTTACATGTATTGAGGTATTTACTATGTCTCCTGCTGCATATACAAAGTTACCTCCATCAATAAGAGTTCCACTTCTAATTTCCAAAGTATTATTAACTCTTACCGTGGTGTTTTCAAGCAGTGAAACTGAACTTGTTGGTTCAATTACCAGGTTTGCAAAATTTGTTAAGTTGTTCTCTGTACCGGTAATATTTTGTATATTTCCACTAAAAATGGTGGTTTGTGTGTTTGTCCCTGGTTGATAACCACCTTCAGTTAGGTTTGTTGATGCAGAAGTGTTTTTATTAACGATGTTTCCTTTTAAAGTAACGTTCAATCCATTAGCTATAAATTGAGAAGCTTCATTGATCAATAGTTCACCTTTCACTGTAATAGCGTACACATTAGTTGTCAGAAGCTGTGGTATAATCTCGTTACCAACTGTTAAATCCCAAACTGGTGATGACGCTATCATTTTAAAATTATAATTTGCTATTGATGTTGGTAACCCAAATTTTATCATACCACCTGTTACACTTAATGAATCGGGTTTTAGAACAACATCCCCAAAGGTGGTTCCTGCAACTGATGGACGATCAAACTGCAATGTTCCTCCTGACATTTCAAAACTACCTAAATTATCTATCTCAAATAACCCACGGGTCGCTATACGACTCTTTCCGTATATGGTAGTTGTACCACCTGATTGCCTATAGTGCAGATTACCAGTTGTTACAGCTGTTAACCTCCTAATTTGCCCATTAACGTGCAGCTCTCCATCTTCTACAATTATCTCAGGGTTACCAGCCGCTACATACTCGATAGAATGGTTAGTATTATACATACTGTTTCCAATAAACATTTTTCCACCAAGCACCTCTAACCTTCCTGCCAGACAAAGTTTGCCACTACCAGAAACAGTACTAGTTGCTATTCTGACATTCCCATCAACAACAGAAAGTGCTGCTGTATGTGGAATAGTAAAATCTGTATTTCTGTAAGTAATCACTAAATCTGCCTCAGCACGATTTACTCTAAATGTACCGTTTTTTAACTCTAAAAGAGGATTAGCTTGTGCAACCGTAATGGGAGCCAATAAAGTGACTACGGCATTGCGGTTTGTACCTTTGTCAACAATTATCCAATAAAAGAAATATTGACCAGTACCATCTATAACCGTATTTTGTACGCCTTTGAATATTGCCTCCATGCTGCCACCCGTCGCATTGTTTAACCCTAACGTACCATCGTTTATAATGTCACCATATATATGCAACCTGTTATCTGCAGACGTTGCCGAAACTGTAAAACGAGCTCTGTTTGTAGTTAGCATCAAATCACCATAAACGATAATATCTTTCTGCGTATTATTTACAACAAAAGTCGGATTGTCTATAATAAAATCTCCTTTTACTACCAACTCCATTTTATTAGTACCCGAGATATTTATACTACTATTGCCATAACTATTGCCTGTACACAATATATTTTCTAATATTGTCAATTTTTCGAGCGATGGTAGCTGAATATTATGATTTGTACCAATTCTTAATACCAAATTTCTATATTGGTTTAATTTCAATCTTGCAGCATCATCTGACTCTATTGGTATAACTATATCTGCATTATTTGTATAATACTCTACAGTTCCGCCATTGGGTCCAAGAAAATCGCCGAAATCACCGGCAGGGAAATAGTTTGAGCTTGATATTTTAAGTGTTCCCGCTCCATCGATTTTCTCTTCAGGGATTGACGAGAAATCGTGTCCTGTTGTATTTGTTATATCCAAGGTGGTGCCTGCAAGTAACCTTAGTCCTCCTGCACGCTTGCCATTACTATTTATTTGGACGGTATGACCCTCGCCAATAATTACGAGAGTAGTTTCGTTTGGTATCTGTGAAGCTGGAACTCCGTCGTGA containing:
- a CDS encoding T9SS type A sorting domain-containing protein; amino-acid sequence: MNTYLSTRQKRCSTKPTFFNNSLSYLIKTTLLLFMFLGNLSVFGQTTYRSASATLSDWHNPNTWTPNGVPGANDYVEIRGGHTIEVNDNASCMSITFTTTTSSYYWNLAVNNGKTLDVSGAITLNYTTTRNNINANITGQGTINCGSIVLGNGSANFDAGLFDPTYVCTLKSSIDSINVSNDIEINSYRVRIYGRERIRNGVFEHDRGKIVVDGSIKTINVHSYNESKFLLGTGSPHLILKGINSFDLSTIGTSTIVLNTLNSTVEYKRAGDQSIYVTDYYNLISSTSGIKTLEGNIGVWNLTINGTSNLTTGYPITGNSTGRLEMNNTSTLTLSSTTSTVPFPYNFTSYNIIFSPGTTVVYQGIGGQTVSSVPNSYKNLHIQGGGTKNTGGNIRVDESLVLNGACLATGSGADIILGKDAAISAAGAFSSSQMIVCNGTGSLVKEGVQSSDFVMEYPIGAGNAYTPLEVTSLSATVNGTGSFYARTLNERGSFTNPNDLNRHWTTSSNNLSNISANIKFFYNSNDVLGDEDKYKPMFLNGVTWTAVSNGFVDIYNDFFTVSNVINIDVQWTLREPITTYYSYQSGDWKNSTTWTTDPSGSVWEGGGVPSTYDRVVILNGRTVTINEDSKVAYSLQLNEGGELDIGTTTGHNFNVVVGQGTIKLASTTFPTGDFDSFVAAGGGTVEYYNSSNFTFDRKVYNNLIINLPNLSTATINDNMTINGNFTIKQGTFQISASGNRTLSVKENVTVETSGKIEVGNVTGVHDFIISGDFVNYGQVKFSLLSQPDYTGSNNRHVDVYFDNATKDQYVKCNGVTEFYRIVVNKGIDQTYILNIDASSTSNFKLFGRNNLDATGYPPNITNRKALDILVGTLRLGNNIVIPSLCGTNLVYYIDEDAMLWLDGATVDFSNSTTGDGSTFLLYGGYKQTGNSNFLDNSKQGFVVRITGQIFIEGGNLSTEIIRTSYQPGTHRGSFTMSGGVVNLRGSGLPNLDGMSVYGTFTMPYATNAINISGGTINILAPNPTGYGYWPNYGGRYFSVLIGADPNNVNITGGTVNIHVTGSSNSYINSTMPFWDLNIISSSSTFSAQPKGYPGNSTTYIPAMSAQPLVVLNNLTLENQAVLNSGESSVDVIVGKDFIINSGTTYTPLTNNTIFNGSGVQTFSNSGTITSGLYKMSIINGSELNLAGTASIFNVRNDFEIGTESALRDNTKIVNVAGNIINSGTHIRPSGAAGRIVLNGTGNQDISGDGNGKFNNLAVNKTGGELTVSSDIQINGAFSLVSNIRVNLGSNRLILGENAAVYSALGTGAIFNNNKMILTNGFGSDRGITKLFSGSGSEIILLPYGFYVSDNSTYYYMPSTIEYSGAVEGTVTSRPVKEHHPLAQNLSLSTYWKNTTTGFEGVSSNAFRLRFTYNDYFISGIEANYVAAVYRHGDSWIYLNDPTAINTATNTITFANQPTANGDHTAGYIEAFGSIPVLYSRENGDWDSTSTWSETGHDGVPASQIPNETTLVIIGEGHTVQINSNGKRAGGLRLLAGTTLDITNTTGHDFSSIPEEKIDGAGTLKISSSNYFPAGDFGDFLGPNGGTVEYYTNNADIVIPIESDDAARLKLNQYRNLVLRIGTNHNIQLPSLEKLTILENILCTGNSYGNSSINISGTNKMELVVKGDFIIDNPTFVVNNTQKDIIVYGDLMLTTNRARFTVSATSADNRLHIYGDIINDGTLGLNNATGGSMEAIFKGVQNTVIDGTGQYFFYWIIVDKGTNRNAVVTLLAPITVAQANPLLELKNGTFRVNRAEADLVITYRNTDFTIPHTAALSVVDGNVRIATSTVSGSGKLCLAGRLEVLGGKMFIGNSMYNTNHSIEYVAAGNPEIIVEDGELHVNGQIRRLTAVTTGNLHYRQSGGTTTIYGKSRIATRGLFEIDNLGSFEMSGGTLQFDRPSVAGTTFGDVVLKPDSLSVTGGMIKFGLPTSIANYNFKMIASSPVWDLTVGNEIIPQLLTTNVYAITVKGELLINEASQFIANGLNVTLKGNIVNKNTSASTNLTEGGYQPGTNTQTTIFSGNIQNITGTENNLTNFANLVIEPTSSVSLLENTTVRVNNTLEIRSGTLIDGGNFVYAAGDIVNTSIHVSSQSSGGINLVGMKNQKLRGYGATYGNIIIDNSHGISLLDNTTINGRLILENGLLYIDDYLLTLGVNATVEGAFDNSKMIMLNGVLSDLGVRKMFSSVTSSQFTIPIGTGGKYTPATYTVTTGTPGAITVRPVNREHPALYDVAGNELQYYWSVNATGFGTDLQLTHKYQYIEEDVLGTIDQYVVGLYHYDTYLWNNLGNDGHPGKVNAVEKTIEVLNVNYATGDFTAGYPANFISLPTYYSRNNRLNDNWIEQDNWSTVGHDDDTHLASVPPHGNPIVIAAGHTMVISVNQQMQASVEVNGVLNCGKTVFHNLGNVYGTGKIVIESTDEGYFVFPAGEYEEFFNTMGTEVELTGSITATMPLKPGNYSKPFNNLILSGLGQKNMSADDLRVRGRLEIKNGTKLNSSNHNRSIYISGDWINENTTENSFIAGTGTVFIEGTETQNMTVSAKEKFNNLTMQNSAGLVITNNPIEIMKTLRLTKGVIHSAENREVILSNTSISQAVVGVKNTSFVDGPVKKRILSGQSFNFPTGNDGRLGVIRLTRATSSQQYWTAQYFNTDPSPTYPTEITNLAIPLTAVSDNEYWRVIGPDVNSEANIYLRYDGVSFPEYTYSSSGRNLLRVVENEADMWTPIGDRVSGTATSGNVYTFVPQSVTQVGHTYSIGAIGVTAIIDDTTSWSICDNETDYVMVPVKLTGNPPYRLTYKTVGEYTREFTENNIETSQFVITLNGLSMGGYSATPYVLKLVSVSGDGGATAGFVRPDSVKITVKLTHKPIISGAAIVALGEERTYTTPLHDGSVYLWEWVGASGGTITPTANEAKINFNSTTGVYVLKVTETSSSGCFAYDEITINVQNMPAPYINPHDETNICQGEIRTYTTNYNPSNEYFWTVVGGVCQGCDSWVSDKAQIIVTWDSPTNAGYVKVEEQIKNTTTKSEDILNIQVSKQPTQRTLLGDEVCQNLAGQITVINSESGVNYQLVNNSSGINVGPYLSGNGGNLQLNTDPLLATENFYVRAYNLGCELRMPPNPGTVDVTVQNPDVLLAIDDTDHILCQGTQANFTASDAAALANSFNFIINGLSVQSSESTSYATTSLQHNDEIYVVGTTNKGCRDTSSVIAVSVGNNIWSGEVSTAWESLGNWACGYLPSLAIDAFIPVRAARMPIVSTSSSVKTIEVETGASLTHNNGIFSIAGDIINRGTFTSSNATIRLTGGNEQKLIDNTGFNFSNLTVEKQGESVILETKVNISGALTLTSGIVKTDDTNILTLANTASTTPGNANSYVDGPMQKIGNTDFTFPVGAGDRWARIGISDIVAAKSTITMKAQYHIGKYSEPDNVSVPLNNASEVEHWYLQNTTNDAECNVTLHTENVSLSNINTSNLPDLRVAYFDGTWTDKGNGGTSFDTNTGSIKSGVSTTRPNNYFTFGSLTGDNPLPVELINFKAYLYNGQTLLTWITATEHNNSHFEIERSDNMKDFTKIGTVYSKAQNGSSTQAIDYAYTDDAPKAGTNYYRLKQVDFNGLYSYSKVVSVTSDRENDPLESIMVYPNPTTGSANIIIPGGGENIHISLYNYNGAVLLEYEYNPLDPTIDLSQYASGLYMLKISKNDKHVVQRVIKQ